The genomic interval ATGTAAAAGTATAATTGTTTGCATATGAACCGCAAATATAAGCGTGTTAAATTCAAGACACAATGATAAACTTGAATAGTAATTTTTCAATTTTCAGAAGGTATGCATTTGAAATTTGAAAGTGTTGCATATTCTTTACATTTGTGTTGAAATATTTATTCATGACCAGGACAAAATTTGGGATTGCAATTCATGGAGGGGCCGGAACCATTCGGAAATCTACCATGAGTGCTAGTAAAGAAGCAAAGTATTCAAATGCATTGAGTAAAGCACTTGATAAAGGCTATCAGATCTTGTTAAAGGGCGGTAGTGCTTTAGATGCTGTGGAATCGGCGGTTACTTATTTAGAAGATTGTACCTTGTTTAACGCTGGAAAAGGTTCAGTTTTCACCGCAAATGGTAAAAATGAAATGGACGCATCTATCATGGATGGCAGAAATTTGGATGCTGGCGCAGTGGCAATGGTTCGCACTATTAAAAATCCGGTCAAACTTGCACGTTTTGTAATGGAAAAATCTGAACATGTATTTTTAGCTGGAAAAGGTGCTGAAGATTTTGGAAAAAAATTAGGATTTCTAAAAATGGATCCATCCTATTTTTTTGTTCAGCATCGTTTTAAACAATTGGAATTGGCCAAAAAGAATAATGAAATTATATTGGATCATGTGGATAAAAAATTTGGCACTGTAGGGGCAGTTGCTTTAGATTCACATGGAAATTTGGCAGCAGCTACTTCAACTGGTGGCATGACAAATAAAAAATTTGGAAGAATCGGAGATAGTCCAATGATTGGTTCAGGAACTTATGCAAATAATGATACCTGTGCGGTTTCTTGTACTGGATCCGGAGAGTATTTTATAAGGGCGAATGCAGCATTTCATGTTTCCGCATTGATGG from Saprospiraceae bacterium carries:
- a CDS encoding isoaspartyl peptidase/L-asparaginase: MTRTKFGIAIHGGAGTIRKSTMSASKEAKYSNALSKALDKGYQILLKGGSALDAVESAVTYLEDCTLFNAGKGSVFTANGKNEMDASIMDGRNLDAGAVAMVRTIKNPVKLARFVMEKSEHVFLAGKGAEDFGKKLGFLKMDPSYFFVQHRFKQLELAKKNNEIILDHVDKKFGTVGAVALDSHGNLAAATSTGGMTNKKFGRIGDSPMIGSGTYANNDTCAVSCTGSGEYFIRANAAFHVSALMAYAHKNLKDATEDVVYKILKDLGGDGGLIAIDKQGSISMPFNTEGMYRASRISGQEAYIGIYEK